TTATTATAAGAAAAAAGACTTGTATTAGTTTGATCAAGAAAAGGAGCAGAAGAAGCTTCCCACTCATTAAATGTAGGGCTATCTCCTTTTATATATCCACTAATACCAGATCTTATCGCAGATCTTGTACCATCTGGTTTTTCAATAAACATCTCGTAATAAACATTTTGAACATCTTCTGCTTCAAAATAACCAACCATATCAACAAAGGTTGTATTTTTAACCTTACCAGCAACATTTACTCCTGTTCCAGCGATACCACCCATTGTTGTTTTTACAGAATAAGGGCCAAAAGTTGTGCTTCCAGACTTTATTTTAAAGGAATAATTTGTATTAGGATCAGCATTTACTATAACGTAATGTAACTTAAACTTCTTAGCTGGTGATGCTGTAAAGTCTGAAACTCTCTTATCTAAGAAGGGACCTTCTTCTCCCACAACGTCAAGACTACCTTCCTCCAGCTCATCACTCACCCAACTTACAGCAAAGCTATCACTTCTAACATCAGTTATCCTAACATCAGAAATTGCTGAGGCAAATGCCATAGACATTAAAATTAAAAAAACCGCTCCTCTTACTAATATTTTTCTCATCCCTGTTCTCCCTTCGTTATTAAATCCTTCATCTTTACAATATATACCACTCAAATGTTAATAGTATTCATTTAAAATACTTAATCTATTCTGGCTCTGGCACTACTAATCTAACTTTAACCGTGTTTGGGTTAACAAATGCACTATTCTTTAAACAAATAACATGTTGATTTGCATTAATAGAAGGATCAAAGCTAAATTTATAAAATTCCTTATCTGAAGCCAGCTTAGGAAGCGTTGCTGAATACTTTCTAAATGCGTAAGAAATAACTGCGTCATTACGTTTAGTAAATGGAGAAGATAAGTCAGGAGAAGAAACAACTCCTATATTAGTTAACTCTCTCTCGCTAGGCAAGGTAACCGTCACCGTCCCATTATTATTGTCTTTAAAAGAATCTGTTTCTATTCCTGGATAAGCATTTTCTGTCATACTACTGACATCACTAGTATTTGTATATTCTACATTATCATTAGCATAAACTTTAGGAACATAACCAGCTGCTTTATATGGATTATCAACAACTATTAATATGTCCCCTTTACTATCTCTACCAATAAAATAATGTTGAGTATTTTTTGGTCTACCAACACTCAGAAGAACATCCATAATATTTAATTGATAAGGTGACTGAGGGAGTCCAAAACTTCCAAGTTGTTGATTCCCGCTACTTGTAACTTTATTAGTATCTACAGGCTTAACATAACCTGAAACACTTGGAACATTATTAGTTGAACTATTATTAATTAAAGACATAATACATCACTCCTTTTATAAACTTGCTAGTCAATTTATCGTTACGGCTTTCAGTAATTCCCATTTATAAATAAAGAAAAGCATCTGGATTTTATAATATATTCTTAAACAATCGTAGCTTCTTTGCTACCATCCATGTAACTAAGTACTATTCTATCACCTAAAGTAAGCTGATTAACAGAGGTGACTATTTTGCCAGCCTTTCGAACAATGGCAAACCCTCGCTTTGCATAAGAAGAAGGGTCTAGCGCCTTAAGCTTGGCAGACAAAAGTTCAATTTGTTGTTTTCTAAAAACAAATACATTCTTGATTTTTTGCTCTAAAGAAAAGTTTAAGTCAGCTAAGTCCATTTGCTTCTCTTGTACTTTATTTAACAGCAGTTGCTTCAGCCTCTCCTTAATATTAATAAAGTTTTGAAGATACTCTTCTCTTGGTAAGGACACCATAACACCAGCAGCAGTTGGAGTAGCTGCTCGTGCATCTGCAACAAAGTCAGAGATAGTATAATCTACTTCATGCCCTACTGCACTAATGATAGGTGTCTTGCAAGCAAAAATAGCTCTCGCCACAACTTCTTCATTAAAGCCCCACAACTCTTCTATACTGCCACCACCTCGAGCCAGGATAATAACATCGGAATGGCTAAACTCATCCGTAATTTTTATGTTCTTGGCAATACTGTCACCCGCTTTATCTCCTTGTACAACAGTAGAGACAATAACTATTTCTACGGCTTTGTTCCTTGACCTTATTGTTGAAATAACATCATGCAAGGCAGCACCGCTAGGTGATGATAAAACTGCAACTCTTTTAGGGAATTTAGGAATAGCTTTCTTGTACTCTGTCTGAAATAATCCTTCAGCCTCAAGCTTCCGCTTCAATTGCTCAAACGCAATTGCCAATGCGCCTATGCCAGAAGGCTCCAAGTACTTAACATGCAGGGAATAAGTCCCTCTCTTATCATAAATGGCAACTTTTCCTCTGGCTAAAATCTGCATATTCTCTTCTAAGTTAAAGTTAAGAACAGACGTTTGAAACATAACACAACTTAACTGGGCATCTTTATCCTTCAAAGTAAAATATATTTGGTTACCCATTTTATATTCTTTTAAATTGGAGACCTCACCTTTGACCCAGACATCGTCTAAGATAGGATCTACCTTGATTAATTCTTTTAGATATCTTGTAAACTCTGTTACTGTAAGAAAGTTCATATAAATAAGCTCACCCTTCGACACTTCGAGAGCCTCAGTGACCGAAGAAGTAACCAGCTCAGTGACAGTTCATACGTCATATTCTCATTGATTCAATAAATGCATCGAATAAATAATCACTATCATGTGGACCTGAGGAGGCTTCCGGATGATACTGGACAGAAAAAACAGCTTTACCTTTAACCCTAATTCCTGCAACTGTTTGATCGTTTAAATTGAGATGAGTAACTTCAACGTTCTTTGGCATACTATCTGGTTTAATAGCAAAGCCATGGTTATGAGAAGCAATCTCCGTTTTATCTTTTTTTAAATTTTTAACAGGCTGGCTCCCTCTGTGACCAAACTTAAGCTTATAAGTTTCTGCCCCTAAAGCTAACCCTAACAACAAATGACCTAAACACGCACCAAACAAAGGAACCTCAGCGTTCAGGAGTCCTCTGATGTTTTCAATGGCATAAGTCACGGCAGTAGGATCGCCTGGTCCGTTGGATAAAAGAACTCCATCAGGAGAATACGTATCAAGTAATTGTTTATACGACATTGTTGCAGGAACAACCGTTACCTTGCATCCTCTATCCACTAATGCTCTAAGACTGCTAGTCTTTGCACCAAAATCATACACAACAACATGAAAATTATCCTTTGCTTCTGTATTAGCATAAACAGCATATTCCTTCATGCTTTTTTCCGTAAAGCTATAAACCTTTTTAGTTGTAACATCTTTAACTAAATCCGTTCCTTCCATACCCGGAACCTTCTTTATCTTGGAAACTAACTTTTCAACATCAAACTCTTTTGTAGAAATAATGCCCATTTGGGTGCCATTATCTCGCAAATGCCTGGTTAAAGCTCTTGTGTCTATTCCCTCAATTGCTATTGTTTTTTGTTTCTTTAAATAATCACCTAAAGACATTTTTGCTCGAAAATTAGAATATGTTTTACTGTACTCTTTAACCACAAATCCACTAACTTGAACTTTATCCGACTCAACATCTTCATCATTAACTCCATAGTTTCCAATCACTGGATACGTCATTGTAAGTATTTGATATTTGCTTGATGGGTCTGTAAGGATTTCCTGATAACCAGCCATGCTTGTGTTAAAAACAACTTCGCCGACAACTTCGCCTTCCGCACCAAAACTTTCTCCCAAAAAAAATCTGCCATCCTCTAAAACTAAAATTGCCTTAACCAATGTTTTTCTCCTTCCAAACTACTTTACCATCGACTATTGTCATAACGGCTCTTCCTTTGCCAGTAAAACCAACAAAGGGTGAGTTTTTGCTTTTTGAATGAAACATTTGTTCTGTTACGCTCCAACTAAGGTTAGAATCTATTACTGTAAAATCAGCAAGCTCTCCTTTAGCTATCTTTCCAGAACTAACATCTATAATTTTTGCCGGATTTGTCGAACAAAGAGAACATATTTTCTCCAACGAAAACCCTTCTTCATGATATAGCGTATTCATAATTAACATAATTGCAGTCTCCAGACCAATAATTCCAAACGAAGCTAAATTGAACTCTTTATTCTTGTCATCTGTTGTGTGTGGAGCATGGTCAGTAGCAATTACATCGATTGTTCCATCTCTTAATCCTTCGATGATAGCCTTTCGGTCTTCCTCTGTTCTTAACGGAGGATTCATTTTTGCATTAGTGTTGTATCCTTCCACAGCGTCTTCAGTAAGGACAAAATAATGAGGTGCTGTTTCAGCAGTCACCTTTATGCCCCTTTGTTTGGCAAATCTAAGGATATCCACAGACCCTTTTGTACTAACATGTGCTATATGTATTTTTCCAAAATATTTTGCTAACTCAATAGCTTGCGAAATAGCGGACTCTTCAGCTGCACGATGAATTCCAGGCAATCCTATCTTAGTAGAAATATTACCCTCATTCATAGAACCACCTTCTGCTAGTTCTATGTCTTCACAATGTAAAAACAATGGTTTATCGTAAATACTTAAATACTCTAAAGCTTTTCTTAAAGTAGACATGTTGGCAACAGGTAACCCGTCATCAGTGAAAGCGACAGCACCATTTCTAATCATTGAAGCATATTCGCTTATTTCTTGACCTTTCAATCCCTTAGTAATACTTCCCGTAGGATACAGTTTTGCCATACTAACTTCCCAAGCTCTATCCTTTAAAAACTTAATCAAAAACTTATTATCTATAACTGGTTCTGTGTTAGGCATAGTGCAAACAGCAGTATATCCTCCAAAAACAGCAGCTTTTAAACCAGTGGAAAGGGTTTCTTTTTCTTCATTACCTGGTTCTCTCAAATGAACATGTAAATCAATAAAACCAGGGAAAATATATTTACCACTCAAATCATAAACAGCA
Above is a window of Candidatus Margulisiibacteriota bacterium DNA encoding:
- the xseA gene encoding exodeoxyribonuclease VII large subunit; this translates as MNFLTVTEFTRYLKELIKVDPILDDVWVKGEVSNLKEYKMGNQIYFTLKDKDAQLSCVMFQTSVLNFNLEENMQILARGKVAIYDKRGTYSLHVKYLEPSGIGALAIAFEQLKRKLEAEGLFQTEYKKAIPKFPKRVAVLSSPSGAALHDVISTIRSRNKAVEIVIVSTVVQGDKAGDSIAKNIKITDEFSHSDVIILARGGGSIEELWGFNEEVVARAIFACKTPIISAVGHEVDYTISDFVADARAATPTAAGVMVSLPREEYLQNFINIKERLKQLLLNKVQEKQMDLADLNFSLEQKIKNVFVFRKQQIELLSAKLKALDPSSYAKRGFAIVRKAGKIVTSVNQLTLGDRIVLSYMDGSKEATIV
- a CDS encoding dihydroorotase yields the protein MTILLKNAQIVNIGSVEQKDILIDNKGRVANISQNINDAADAVYDLSGKYIFPGFIDLHVHLREPGNEEKETLSTGLKAAVFGGYTAVCTMPNTEPVIDNKFLIKFLKDRAWEVSMAKLYPTGSITKGLKGQEISEYASMIRNGAVAFTDDGLPVANMSTLRKALEYLSIYDKPLFLHCEDIELAEGGSMNEGNISTKIGLPGIHRAAEESAISQAIELAKYFGKIHIAHVSTKGSVDILRFAKQRGIKVTAETAPHYFVLTEDAVEGYNTNAKMNPPLRTEEDRKAIIEGLRDGTIDVIATDHAPHTTDDKNKEFNLASFGIIGLETAIMLIMNTLYHEEGFSLEKICSLCSTNPAKIIDVSSGKIAKGELADFTVIDSNLSWSVTEQMFHSKSKNSPFVGFTGKGRAVMTIVDGKVVWKEKNIG
- the carA gene encoding glutamine-hydrolyzing carbamoyl-phosphate synthase small subunit, whose amino-acid sequence is MVKAILVLEDGRFFLGESFGAEGEVVGEVVFNTSMAGYQEILTDPSSKYQILTMTYPVIGNYGVNDEDVESDKVQVSGFVVKEYSKTYSNFRAKMSLGDYLKKQKTIAIEGIDTRALTRHLRDNGTQMGIISTKEFDVEKLVSKIKKVPGMEGTDLVKDVTTKKVYSFTEKSMKEYAVYANTEAKDNFHVVVYDFGAKTSSLRALVDRGCKVTVVPATMSYKQLLDTYSPDGVLLSNGPGDPTAVTYAIENIRGLLNAEVPLFGACLGHLLLGLALGAETYKLKFGHRGSQPVKNLKKDKTEIASHNHGFAIKPDSMPKNVEVTHLNLNDQTVAGIRVKGKAVFSVQYHPEASSGPHDSDYLFDAFIESMRI